DNA sequence from the Novosphingobium sp. KACC 22771 genome:
CGCCAGCAGGTCAACTCCTCCGACCAGCAACGGCTGGAGGTGGACGCCTATGCCCGTTTCCGCATCATCGATCCGGTCAAGATGGTCCGCACGGCCGGAACCAGCGAGCGGGTGCAGGAGCAATTGCAGCCGATCCTGACCAGCGTGCTGCGTCAGGGGCTGGCCTCCTATACGTTCCAGTCGCTGCTGACACCCGAGCGCGGGGTGATGATGGAGCAGATCCGCAAGGCGCTGGATGTCGAGGCGCGCGAATATGGCGCCCAGATCATCGATGTGCGCATCAAACGGGCCGATCTGCCCGATGGCACGCCGCTGGAGCGGGCCTATGCCCGCATGGAGGCCGCGCGCGAGCAGGAGGCCACCACCATCCGCGCCATGGGCCAGAAACAGGCCCAGATCATCCGCGCCGAGGCCGAGGCGGCCGCCGCCAAGACCTATGCCGAGGCCTATGGCAAGGACCCGTCCTTCTATGATTTCTATCGCGCGATGGAGAGCTATCGCACGACCTTTGCAAATCCGGCCAACAAGTCTTCGACCACCATCGTGCTGACGCCGGACAATGACTATCTGCGCCAGTTCCGTAATCAAAAGGGCCAATAGGGCGATGGAACCGGCACGCGCCTATTCAATTTCCATTCAGGACAAGGGCGCGTAAATATCCCGTGTGAATAACCCATGGCCGGACGGAGACCGGCCCCCGCCCCGGCTCTGCCGGGTCCGGGCAACACAACAAGGACTATGCCCAGTGCGATACGCTTATGGAGTGACCAGTGCGCTGCTTCTTGGGGGTGCGACCCTCTCGCTCCTCACCGGACTTCCCGCCGGGGCGCAGGTGGCGCAAAACGATGCGCAGAACCTTCAGGCGATCACGCCCCGCGTGGGCGCGCCGTCCAGTTTTGCCGATCTTACCAGCCAGTTGCAGCCGGCGGTGGTGAACATTTCCACCCGCCAGAAGGTGCGCGTGGCAGGCGGGGCCAACCCGTTCGCCGGCACGCCCTTTGAAGGCTTTTTCGGCGGCGGCGAAGGTCAGGCCCAACCCCAGACCCGCGAAGCGCAATCGCTGGGCTCGGGCTTTATCGTCTCGGCCGACGGCTATCTGGTCACCAACAACCATGTGGTGACGCCCGAGGGGCAAGGCGTGGTCGAATCGATCACCGTCACCCTGCCCGACGGCAGCGAATACCCCGCCAAGCTGATCGGCAAGGATGCGGCCTCCGACCTTGCCGTGCTGAAAATCACTGCGGGCAAGCCGCTGCCGTTTGTGAAGTTCGGCGACAGCCGCGCCTCGCGCGTGGGCGACTGGGTGGTGGCCATCGGCAACCCCTTCGGCCTCGGCGGCACCGTCACGGCGGGCATCATCTCGGCGGTCTATCGCAACACCGGTCAGGGCGGCGCCTATGACCGTTATCTCCAGACAGACGCGGCAATCAATCAGGGCAACTCGGGCGGCCCGATGTTTGACATGAAGGGTCAGGTCATCGGCATCAACCGCGCGATCTTTTCGCCCTCGGGCGGCAGCGTGGGCATCGGTTTTGCCATCCCCGCCGAAACCGCCGCGCCCATCGTTGACCAGCTCATTAAGGGCCAGACCATCGAGCGCGGCTATCTGGGCGTGCGGATCCAGCCGGTCACCACCGACTATGCCGATTCGATGGGCCTGCCCCATAATCGCGGCGAGTTGATCCAGGCGGTCGAGCCCGGCAAAGGCGCCGATCAGGGCGGCGTCAAGGCGGGCGACATTGTGCTCAAGGTCAATGGCAAGGAAGTGACGCGCGACCAGACGCTCTCCTTCCTCGTCTCGAACGTAAAGCCCGGCACCAAGATCCCGCTCGAAGTGCTGCGCGGCGGCCAGCGCATGACGCTCAACGTGGCCGTCTCCAAGCGCCCCACCGACGAGGAACTGGCCCAGCAGACCTTTGACCGCAAGAAGGGCGGCGACGATTTCGAAAAGGCACCCGCCAAGGGCACGGGCCTTGCCGAGAAGGCGCTCGGCCTCTCGCTGCTGACGCTCAACCCGCAGATCGCGCGCCAGCTTGGCCTGCCCGAAGACACCAAGGGCGTGGTCGTGGCGGGGGTCGATTCCTCCTCGGACGCAGGCTCCAAGGGCTTTGAACGCGGCGACGTGCTGCTCTCGGTGAACAACACCGCGATCACCACCGTGGGCGAGGTCGAAAACGGCATCCGCGCGGCGCAGGCGGCGGGCCGCACCGCCATCGGCGTGCAGTGGATGCGCCCCGGTCAGCCGCCGATCTATGTAGGCATCCGCCTGCGTTGATCCTCGCGATCCCGGTATAAACAGGCCCCCGTCAGCGTCAGGCTGGCGGGGGTTTTGTTTTGTGGGGTCGCGGGTTTTGTGCCTCCGGCGGGCAAAGGGCGGGGGCCCTTTGCAATCCCGTTAATTGGGTGGCGCCAGGTGGACGAGGTTGCGGACCGGCATAGGAAAAAGGCCTGCGGCGCGGCAAGCTCATCGCTGTCCGCGCCGCAGGCTTTCAGAATTCAAACGGCGCGTTCGGCACAAAACGTCGAACTTGATACCCAACGCAGACAGTAACGGGAGCGCGAGGGTCTAGACCCTCGCACCTATCCCTTCTTAAAACCCCACGCT
Encoded proteins:
- the hflC gene encoding protease modulator HflC, with translation MSGLFQDGIAPRAKLAMAGLIAAALVGFSAIVEVPESQQAVVMWLGDPVRVINRYKPGVDFGKTGAGLSLRVPFFETLVRVDRRVLNLDMERQQVNSSDQQRLEVDAYARFRIIDPVKMVRTAGTSERVQEQLQPILTSVLRQGLASYTFQSLLTPERGVMMEQIRKALDVEAREYGAQIIDVRIKRADLPDGTPLERAYARMEAAREQEATTIRAMGQKQAQIIRAEAEAAAAKTYAEAYGKDPSFYDFYRAMESYRTTFANPANKSSTTIVLTPDNDYLRQFRNQKGQ
- a CDS encoding Do family serine endopeptidase, whose protein sequence is MRYAYGVTSALLLGGATLSLLTGLPAGAQVAQNDAQNLQAITPRVGAPSSFADLTSQLQPAVVNISTRQKVRVAGGANPFAGTPFEGFFGGGEGQAQPQTREAQSLGSGFIVSADGYLVTNNHVVTPEGQGVVESITVTLPDGSEYPAKLIGKDAASDLAVLKITAGKPLPFVKFGDSRASRVGDWVVAIGNPFGLGGTVTAGIISAVYRNTGQGGAYDRYLQTDAAINQGNSGGPMFDMKGQVIGINRAIFSPSGGSVGIGFAIPAETAAPIVDQLIKGQTIERGYLGVRIQPVTTDYADSMGLPHNRGELIQAVEPGKGADQGGVKAGDIVLKVNGKEVTRDQTLSFLVSNVKPGTKIPLEVLRGGQRMTLNVAVSKRPTDEELAQQTFDRKKGGDDFEKAPAKGTGLAEKALGLSLLTLNPQIARQLGLPEDTKGVVVAGVDSSSDAGSKGFERGDVLLSVNNTAITTVGEVENGIRAAQAAGRTAIGVQWMRPGQPPIYVGIRLR